Proteins found in one Maridesulfovibrio sp. genomic segment:
- a CDS encoding sigma-54 dependent transcriptional regulator: MAESYSDRNSKKEGLRSIVNKISRKLGLRGKLLLTLLPSILAILLFTGYTSYRVADEYVDIALTRTVKVHTLAIVHEVEKYMETCRTDLLFFAQGDMRAESLRDMMERRLQAGGNNYFELVYLPASGGKPVVLVQRNGRITEMNLTESSRIEPDPLLELEKINSLKQGEVQPSQVMEVVYPIPDANASNLHVRTHVIRFYTYFPGDSDNPPGILFLSVEASQIRNILSLYNSEKSPLWAFPRSQELRFSYLFNTEGWILFQSASIHEKDKELTTFLARENFEGTLGKQGHASAFRPNKNHAMYWQALEKVKNNANGLLKIAEKDDANSNVKSFYFSYAPVTFKTAINASPMVYGGIVFIDRSQLPIIAGYKHFDVMLLVTIVSIAVISLLIFCIGRILTTPVLKLATKMNELSSLETLEEINLPYYGFDVEMLQRSINNIIRRVKQQVTELQAKDEAIFNVNKREPANLKRELEALVDIELSLIPEIIGHGPIITNLKSDILKAAKVDVDVLISGETGTGKQLVAEAIHNQSKRKKMRFVSINCGALDENLLLDVLFGHVKGAFSDAKTDRSGAFNEANGGTLFLDEIQSASPKVQQSLLRAIASRKIKPLGSDKELDFNVRIIAATNVDLPSLIEQKIFREDLYYRLKVISIATPALREHPENIPMLSLYYLKQAEQLTGRTNIGISKGALSKLISYQWSGNVRELVNCITRATVMAEGNIIQPEEIRLEGELESKTPASEAEITSFSEVEEAVIPIDEKPLENQNHKKNKQIETIDNPSPLSERQKMAWSKIQTKKTVTRKEYQDIVGGRLPTRTAIYDLQDFVRRGMLTKQGKGPSTRYAVSVKQ; this comes from the coding sequence ATGGCTGAATCCTATTCAGATAGAAATTCCAAGAAGGAAGGCTTACGAAGCATCGTAAACAAAATATCTAGAAAACTGGGACTTAGAGGCAAGTTGTTACTCACTCTCCTCCCCTCAATTTTAGCAATTCTTCTGTTTACAGGATATACATCTTACCGCGTAGCTGACGAATATGTTGATATTGCACTGACTCGGACAGTCAAAGTTCACACTTTGGCAATTGTTCACGAAGTCGAAAAATACATGGAAACTTGCAGAACAGATCTGCTTTTCTTCGCGCAAGGCGATATGCGAGCTGAATCATTGCGAGATATGATGGAAAGACGCTTGCAGGCGGGCGGCAACAATTATTTCGAACTTGTTTATCTTCCTGCATCAGGAGGAAAACCAGTCGTCCTTGTACAGCGAAATGGAAGAATTACCGAGATGAACTTAACCGAATCATCCCGGATAGAGCCGGACCCTCTGCTTGAGCTCGAAAAAATAAATTCGCTGAAGCAAGGGGAAGTTCAACCCTCACAGGTAATGGAAGTTGTTTACCCTATTCCCGATGCCAATGCTTCGAATCTCCATGTCCGCACTCATGTCATTCGCTTTTACACTTACTTTCCGGGAGATAGTGATAATCCTCCCGGGATTCTATTTCTTTCAGTCGAGGCCTCACAGATACGTAATATTCTTTCACTGTATAACTCGGAAAAATCACCCTTATGGGCATTCCCCAGAAGTCAGGAACTACGCTTCAGTTACCTTTTTAATACTGAAGGCTGGATTCTTTTCCAGTCGGCTTCGATTCATGAAAAAGACAAAGAACTCACGACATTTCTTGCGCGAGAAAACTTTGAAGGAACTTTAGGCAAACAAGGGCACGCCTCTGCTTTCAGGCCAAATAAAAATCACGCAATGTATTGGCAGGCTCTCGAAAAAGTAAAGAACAACGCAAACGGTTTGCTGAAAATTGCTGAAAAAGATGATGCCAATTCAAACGTTAAATCTTTTTATTTTTCCTACGCTCCGGTAACATTTAAAACTGCGATTAACGCTTCGCCCATGGTTTACGGTGGCATTGTTTTTATAGACAGAAGCCAGTTACCCATTATCGCAGGGTATAAACATTTTGATGTAATGCTTCTAGTCACAATTGTTTCAATTGCGGTCATATCACTCCTTATCTTTTGCATCGGACGAATACTTACCACCCCGGTTCTTAAACTTGCTACTAAAATGAACGAACTAAGTTCGCTGGAAACATTGGAGGAAATTAATCTTCCATACTACGGATTTGATGTTGAGATGCTGCAAAGGTCAATCAATAACATTATCAGGCGAGTTAAACAGCAAGTGACTGAGCTGCAGGCCAAAGATGAAGCCATATTTAATGTTAACAAGCGCGAACCCGCAAACCTTAAACGGGAATTAGAAGCGCTGGTAGACATAGAATTGAGCCTCATACCCGAAATAATAGGCCATGGACCTATTATCACGAACCTGAAATCTGATATATTAAAAGCAGCTAAGGTCGATGTAGATGTTCTTATTTCCGGTGAGACAGGAACCGGTAAACAGCTTGTAGCGGAAGCAATCCACAATCAGAGCAAACGCAAAAAAATGCGTTTTGTATCAATAAATTGCGGCGCACTTGATGAAAACCTTTTGCTGGACGTATTATTCGGACACGTCAAAGGAGCTTTTTCCGACGCTAAAACTGACCGGAGCGGAGCCTTTAATGAAGCAAACGGCGGAACCTTATTTCTGGATGAAATCCAATCAGCTTCACCAAAAGTTCAGCAGTCCTTACTTAGAGCTATCGCATCCCGAAAGATTAAGCCGCTCGGCAGTGATAAGGAACTTGATTTCAATGTAAGAATCATCGCCGCAACTAACGTTGATCTACCTTCACTGATTGAGCAGAAAATATTCAGAGAAGATTTATATTACAGACTGAAAGTCATCTCAATTGCGACACCGGCACTACGCGAGCACCCTGAAAATATACCGATGTTGAGCCTGTATTATCTTAAACAAGCCGAACAACTCACCGGACGAACGAATATAGGCATCAGTAAAGGAGCACTTAGTAAGCTGATATCCTACCAATGGTCAGGTAACGTTCGCGAACTTGTTAATTGTATAACGAGAGCCACAGTCATGGCAGAAGGCAATATTATTCAACCAGAGGAAATAAGACTCGAGGGTGAACTAGAATCAAAAACACCAGCCTCCGAGGCTGAAATAACCTCTTTTTCAGAGGTAGAAGAAGCCGTCATCCCTATAGATGAAAAGCCTTTAGAAAATCAAAACCATAAAAAGAATAAACAGATTGAGACCATAGACAACCCGTCTCCGTTAAGTGAAAGGCAAAAAATGGCGTGGTCTAAGATCCAAACTAAAAAGACAGTTACCCGCAAAGAATATCAAGACATCGTCGGCGGACGTCTTCCAACTCGCACGGCCATATATGATCTACAAGATTTCGTCAGACGTGGAATGCTAACCAAGCAAGGCAAAGGACCATCTACCAGATATGCAGTCTCAGTGAAACAGTGA
- a CDS encoding ATP-binding protein — protein MKRLMDRGVHKLLLITMIVVPAIPLLLAVLIGYYSYSTTTEKLVVSAIRQSAIDHRDIISAFLKERQADLQAYLNLIPPDHLKRGLEHDDIALMFKSAGGVFQDLGLISPNGVQMSYAGAYELIEKKYLGAPWYQDAVKNGYHVSDVFLGYRNVPHFVVAVTRLIDGKPWVLRGTINPDIFRKLVDGVKLGDTGEAYIVSLDGKFQTVRRSGGRLLENDFFKYPKQEKNIITFLGNDHGVDYLFASALMNDGKWRLIVRQKRADAFRSTNYAGYTILIILFCGGVVIVVLAFFASRKICETLERQAGAVCALENQLMRAARLAELGEMSAGFAHEINNPLQIMKSDLALLEMVLKDALSSDFDPIIGDEVQDIADQLKLQIDRCAGITREILNFGRSSKPELQNINLEVYLPGVGAMVEKKATVHGIQLSCAVSPDTPSVEADPRQLQQVMVNLLNNAIQAVIDRHGSKGGKVSVEAMRGEDGSAIIKVTDNGTGISSDNLTKVFVPFFSTKAPGKGTGLGLSVCHTIIDTLGGELTVESVRNEGSVFTIILPGINC, from the coding sequence ATGAAAAGACTGATGGATCGCGGAGTTCATAAACTCCTGCTTATTACAATGATTGTTGTTCCCGCCATACCGCTGCTTTTAGCAGTATTGATCGGATATTATTCTTATTCGACGACAACTGAAAAGCTGGTCGTGAGCGCTATCCGGCAATCGGCTATAGATCATAGGGATATAATTTCAGCATTCTTAAAAGAGCGGCAGGCTGACTTGCAGGCTTATCTAAATTTAATTCCTCCAGATCATCTGAAGCGTGGGCTGGAGCATGATGATATTGCGTTGATGTTTAAAAGTGCAGGCGGAGTATTTCAGGATTTAGGGTTGATATCCCCTAACGGCGTTCAGATGTCATATGCCGGAGCATATGAATTAATTGAAAAGAAATATCTTGGTGCACCTTGGTATCAAGACGCAGTAAAAAACGGTTATCATGTAAGTGATGTTTTTTTGGGCTATCGAAATGTTCCGCATTTTGTTGTGGCTGTTACGCGGCTTATTGACGGCAAACCGTGGGTGCTGCGAGGTACGATAAATCCGGATATATTTAGAAAACTTGTTGATGGAGTTAAACTTGGAGATACTGGTGAGGCATATATTGTAAGTCTGGATGGCAAGTTTCAGACTGTCCGCAGATCCGGTGGAAGACTCCTTGAGAACGATTTTTTTAAATATCCCAAACAGGAAAAAAATATAATTACGTTTCTCGGGAATGATCATGGTGTTGATTATTTATTTGCGTCCGCTCTAATGAATGATGGTAAATGGCGGCTTATTGTCCGGCAAAAGAGAGCTGATGCATTCCGGTCAACCAATTATGCTGGGTATACAATTCTCATTATTCTTTTTTGCGGAGGAGTTGTGATAGTTGTTTTGGCATTTTTTGCCAGCCGGAAGATATGTGAAACACTTGAGCGGCAGGCCGGTGCTGTCTGTGCGCTTGAAAACCAGCTTATGCGCGCAGCTCGTCTTGCGGAGCTAGGTGAAATGTCGGCAGGGTTTGCTCATGAAATTAATAATCCATTGCAAATAATGAAAAGCGATCTCGCATTGCTTGAAATGGTTCTTAAAGATGCATTATCAAGCGATTTCGATCCGATAATAGGCGATGAAGTTCAGGATATTGCCGATCAACTTAAGCTTCAGATAGATCGTTGCGCGGGCATTACCCGTGAAATTCTAAATTTCGGGCGAAGCAGTAAGCCGGAATTGCAGAATATAAATCTCGAAGTATACTTGCCGGGAGTAGGGGCTATGGTTGAAAAGAAAGCCACTGTTCATGGTATACAACTGAGCTGTGCAGTCAGTCCTGATACTCCTTCAGTGGAGGCCGATCCGAGGCAGTTGCAGCAGGTTATGGTTAATCTGTTGAATAATGCGATTCAGGCTGTGATTGACAGGCATGGTTCTAAGGGGGGAAAAGTCAGTGTCGAGGCTATGCGTGGTGAGGACGGAAGTGCTATAATTAAAGTGACTGATAACGGAACAGGGATCAGTTCTGATAATTTAACCAAAGTTTTTGTACCTTTCTTTTCGACCAAAGCTCCGGGAAAAGGAACAGGGTTAGGTTTGTCAGTGTGCCACACAATAATAGACACTCTTGGCGGTGAATTAACTGTTGAAAGTGTCAGGAACGAGGGCTCTGTTTTTACGATAATTTTACCCGGAATTAATTGCTAG
- a CDS encoding DASS family sodium-coupled anion symporter, which translates to MAQAVKRATGYDKFVNWKLLIIPVVIFTILLLLPASQGMKKVGMQYSVGAKVVTNYISEQLFHNESSKVEQWQVLTAQMMEQNMRMGALTKDRFMKRDAKWLKKYKIQGDSANLKKALEYVNTKITDAAYLTVMKGAFDLRSNNLSYEDLSSADKKSADKGAWKIKVAIAMMVFVVFCFMTECMPLPGVAFCIGLILVFTGVVSRSEVAGLYWDDACWFIMGSLMFAAAFVKTGVDKRMCLLMFKKLAVPNVRWITLIFFLVISPLAAFISDHALAAMFLPIGMLLYQNSLTDEIPEDKELAKMLMIAIAMACNVGGPGAPSGGARNVIMMTYLSDMFGMDIGYAQWIMYCMPFVIVMIPLTWIITNTVFKPKIRSLAPAMRHLEGEIVKMGKWNKNQIWAMIIFAIMVFGWFTEKEFYNMGIYPIRLGIGVIAVAGAVAYLLAGVVNWRDYQEKVDWGVVWLYAGAIIFGRTLDKTGAAYWLAQSVIDTLAPLGMDKGIPLMLTSNGLTAVLTNLMADGPAAAAVGPITLNMASIVHPGTTFLPFMAMATAISSSFAYCLIIGTPPNAIVYASGYLEPKDYLRVGVPMWFIANIMIVILTSIYWCGIGFGGLPGF; encoded by the coding sequence ATGGCTCAAGCAGTAAAAAGGGCAACAGGTTACGACAAGTTCGTTAACTGGAAGTTGCTGATAATCCCGGTTGTAATATTTACGATACTCCTTCTTCTTCCCGCATCACAGGGAATGAAAAAAGTGGGAATGCAATATTCCGTGGGCGCTAAGGTTGTGACTAATTATATTAGTGAACAGCTTTTTCATAATGAAAGTTCCAAGGTTGAGCAGTGGCAGGTGCTGACTGCTCAAATGATGGAACAAAACATGCGGATGGGAGCTTTAACCAAAGACCGATTTATGAAGCGTGATGCAAAGTGGCTGAAGAAGTATAAGATTCAAGGCGATTCCGCCAATTTGAAGAAAGCTCTTGAATACGTAAACACCAAAATTACAGACGCCGCCTATCTTACGGTTATGAAGGGTGCGTTTGATCTTCGGAGCAATAACCTATCATATGAGGATTTGTCTTCCGCCGATAAAAAAAGTGCAGACAAAGGCGCATGGAAAATAAAGGTCGCCATTGCCATGATGGTCTTTGTTGTCTTTTGTTTTATGACGGAATGTATGCCGCTTCCAGGTGTAGCTTTCTGTATTGGGTTGATTCTTGTTTTCACAGGAGTTGTTTCCCGAAGTGAAGTTGCTGGACTTTATTGGGATGATGCCTGCTGGTTTATTATGGGTTCGCTTATGTTCGCGGCTGCTTTCGTAAAAACGGGAGTGGATAAGAGGATGTGCCTGCTCATGTTTAAGAAACTGGCAGTGCCGAATGTTCGTTGGATTACGCTTATTTTCTTTCTCGTAATCAGTCCGCTTGCTGCGTTTATTTCCGATCATGCTCTGGCGGCGATGTTCCTGCCTATCGGTATGTTGCTTTATCAAAACAGTCTTACTGACGAGATTCCTGAAGATAAGGAACTCGCTAAGATGCTGATGATCGCAATTGCTATGGCTTGTAATGTAGGTGGACCGGGTGCTCCGTCAGGTGGTGCTCGAAATGTTATCATGATGACCTATCTTTCCGACATGTTCGGCATGGACATTGGTTATGCGCAGTGGATCATGTACTGTATGCCGTTTGTTATCGTCATGATTCCGCTCACATGGATTATAACCAATACCGTGTTTAAACCGAAAATTCGCTCTCTGGCTCCGGCTATGCGCCATCTTGAAGGTGAAATAGTAAAGATGGGTAAGTGGAATAAGAATCAAATCTGGGCCATGATTATCTTCGCAATAATGGTCTTCGGCTGGTTTACTGAGAAGGAATTCTACAACATGGGAATTTATCCCATCCGTCTTGGGATCGGCGTAATAGCCGTTGCCGGAGCCGTGGCTTATCTGCTGGCCGGTGTTGTTAACTGGCGAGATTATCAGGAAAAGGTGGATTGGGGTGTAGTCTGGTTATATGCTGGTGCGATTATCTTCGGCCGTACCTTGGATAAGACTGGAGCTGCATATTGGCTGGCTCAGTCGGTTATCGATACTCTTGCCCCGCTCGGTATGGACAAGGGGATTCCCCTCATGTTGACTTCAAACGGTTTAACCGCCGTATTAACAAACTTAATGGCTGACGGCCCCGCCGCCGCTGCAGTTGGTCCTATAACTTTGAATATGGCTAGTATTGTCCATCCGGGAACAACGTTCCTGCCGTTTATGGCGATGGCTACAGCTATTTCATCTTCCTTCGCATACTGCCTCATTATCGGTACTCCTCCTAACGCAATTGTATACGCTTCAGGATATCTTGAGCCTAAGGATTACCTTAGAGTCGGGGTGCCCATGTGGTTTATCGCTAATATTATGATTGTCATTCTCACCTCAATTTACTGGTGCGGAATCGGATTCGGTGGATTGCCGGGATTTTAA
- a CDS encoding response regulator, which produces MNKIKVLMVDDEERFRNTTAKILSRKGFETILAESGEEALEKMGENPDVVILDVKMGGMDGHQTLERIKAIVPDVPIIMLTGHGDISGAKKAHKIGAFDFLAKPCDIDLLADKIHDAHDFASKKPYRERLAGEVMIPLDDYTMIPSDSTVRDAITALKKAMSEFVATNRLMDTGHRSVVVTNPDGSVAGILNPLNLINEIRPAYLTTPKPSMADSLQYSAMFWQGLFTSRVKEIMNKPVCELMSDTLPTISFDANLMDVANNMVTIPARRMVVQKDGKDIGIVREQELFYEIARIISSS; this is translated from the coding sequence ATGAATAAAATTAAAGTCCTCATGGTTGACGATGAGGAACGCTTCCGAAACACGACAGCTAAGATACTGTCCCGCAAAGGATTTGAAACAATTCTGGCTGAAAGTGGTGAAGAAGCTTTGGAAAAAATGGGGGAGAATCCGGATGTAGTAATTCTGGATGTGAAGATGGGTGGAATGGACGGGCATCAGACATTGGAGCGGATTAAGGCGATTGTGCCGGATGTTCCAATTATCATGCTTACTGGGCACGGAGACATTTCCGGTGCTAAAAAAGCTCATAAAATTGGTGCGTTCGATTTTCTTGCCAAGCCTTGTGATATCGATCTTTTGGCTGACAAGATTCATGATGCTCACGATTTTGCCTCTAAAAAGCCGTATCGGGAAAGATTGGCAGGAGAGGTCATGATTCCTCTTGATGACTATACCATGATTCCAAGTGACAGCACCGTGCGTGATGCCATCACAGCACTGAAAAAGGCTATGAGTGAATTTGTGGCAACTAATAGGTTGATGGATACCGGGCATCGCTCGGTTGTTGTCACCAACCCTGACGGCAGTGTCGCTGGTATACTTAATCCTTTAAATCTCATTAATGAAATCAGGCCTGCTTATCTGACAACCCCTAAGCCTTCAATGGCAGATAGTCTGCAGTATTCAGCCATGTTTTGGCAGGGGCTTTTCACCTCCCGCGTCAAGGAAATTATGAACAAACCTGTGTGTGAGCTGATGTCTGACACTCTTCCGACCATCAGCTTTGACGCCAACCTAATGGATGTTGCCAACAATATGGTGACAATCCCTGCGCGGCGCATGGTTGTTCAGAAAGACGGTAAGGATATCGGAATTGTCCGGGAGCAGGAACTCTTCTATGAGATCGCCCGGATAATCTCATCAAGCTAA
- a CDS encoding response regulator, translating to MKKIRLLLVDDENDFLNAYVRRLVRRNVDVSVACSGRDAVEAIKAADFDVVVLDVMMPGMNGIETLRQIKAFSPGLPVIILTGHAKSEVLIEGMDCGAFDYLLKPVGTDDLYCKMLDAVRSRTFDLV from the coding sequence GTGAAGAAGATTAGATTGTTGCTTGTAGACGACGAAAACGATTTTCTTAACGCCTATGTGCGGAGGCTGGTTCGACGTAATGTTGATGTAAGTGTGGCGTGCAGCGGGCGTGATGCCGTTGAGGCTATAAAAGCCGCAGATTTTGATGTCGTCGTTTTAGACGTAATGATGCCGGGAATGAACGGAATTGAAACACTCAGGCAGATTAAAGCGTTTTCTCCTGGTCTTCCTGTCATCATTTTAACGGGACATGCAAAATCCGAAGTGTTGATCGAAGGAATGGATTGCGGGGCTTTTGATTATCTGCTGAAGCCGGTCGGAACCGACGATTTATACTGCAAAATGCTGGATGCGGTCCGGTCCAGGACGTTTGATCTTGTTTGA
- a CDS encoding PEP/pyruvate-binding domain-containing protein codes for MRSIFDIISRVVRNPSNEKDDGSRNFVARCENFRLLLAANSKALEMMAEMSEESRSNGFFAMSHVRSQSLKVSANVRQMIERLCRMNPGKYEALKDVFNLIVMAIEKTLDSRTGQFRGGLILSMDEISANSISETGSKMAMLGEIRSKLGIRVPEGFSITASAFFYFMENSGLDDEINRLIQIAGSNDLNNLYTLEKNIKHAIDLAAMPAELEDAIENYCAELSADRPDLRLAIRSSALGEDSGEASFAGQFLSILGVSSENILDSYRAVVASMYSATAMTYLLNQGLREDELVMCVGCLEMIEAVAGGVIYTRDPMGKHDNALIISAVPGHPSSIVDGSSPADTWIIDRTDLTLLEVFIADKVWQCSVSAKSEINKVKISEYSRSAPSISYSTIIELTEIALSIEAHFNCPQDIEWVKSSDGHIYILQCRPLSVAVSQSLIDQSSEYDEHESLVVFSNCVSASHGFAFGNVFVVETDDDMLNFPDGAVLLTHNAKPCLAALLPRAAALISEHGSVTGHLANVAREFGIPAFIGIKGAVEKLSGLGGVTVNTATGKVYRGCLEDQNATREKAPVLPQISSVALALRSILPFIVLLSLTDPEAPEFTPENCVSLHDITRFCHEKAVAEMFRDSAMPAANARRLKGENLLQYWLIDLGGGTSSSADDKYISLSDISSNPMKSLWIGMTKIPWEGPPPVQTSGLMSVISEAACNPALAPGMSNDMGNRNYFIVSRNYCNLQSRFGFHFCTVEGYAGDDPDENYAFFQFSGGGADKSRRIIRSWLIAGILQKQGFIVDVKEDSLFARIEGVSAEAVERALAVVGYLLVHTRQIDMVMSDSSAYQDYTLKFEKDIKVVLSSYSLQSFGLGGGL; via the coding sequence ATGCGCTCAATCTTTGATATTATATCTAGAGTTGTACGGAATCCTTCAAATGAAAAGGATGACGGTTCACGAAATTTTGTCGCGCGCTGTGAAAATTTCAGACTCTTACTTGCCGCAAACAGCAAGGCTTTGGAAATGATGGCAGAGATGAGTGAAGAATCCCGTTCAAATGGTTTTTTCGCAATGTCTCATGTTAGGTCTCAAAGTCTTAAAGTGTCGGCAAATGTTCGCCAGATGATTGAACGTTTATGCCGCATGAATCCCGGGAAGTATGAAGCTTTAAAAGATGTTTTCAATCTCATTGTTATGGCTATCGAAAAGACTTTAGACAGTCGAACCGGTCAATTTCGGGGAGGGCTGATTTTAAGTATGGATGAAATCAGTGCTAATTCTATTTCTGAAACGGGATCGAAAATGGCCATGCTTGGAGAAATAAGGTCTAAGCTGGGCATTCGAGTCCCTGAAGGTTTTTCCATAACAGCTTCAGCCTTTTTCTATTTTATGGAAAATTCCGGTCTGGATGATGAAATCAATCGTTTGATTCAGATAGCTGGCAGTAATGATTTAAATAATCTTTATACTTTGGAAAAAAATATAAAACATGCAATAGATCTTGCTGCCATGCCTGCTGAACTTGAAGATGCTATTGAGAATTATTGTGCAGAACTTTCGGCAGACAGGCCTGATTTACGGTTGGCAATACGCAGCAGTGCGCTCGGAGAAGATTCCGGCGAGGCCAGTTTTGCAGGGCAATTCCTTTCAATTTTGGGAGTTTCATCAGAGAACATACTTGATTCTTATCGAGCAGTTGTTGCAAGCATGTATTCTGCTACCGCCATGACCTATCTACTTAATCAGGGGCTTCGTGAAGATGAGCTGGTCATGTGTGTAGGTTGTCTTGAGATGATTGAAGCTGTGGCGGGTGGAGTTATATATACTCGCGATCCCATGGGAAAGCACGACAATGCGTTAATAATAAGTGCAGTGCCGGGGCATCCCAGTTCAATTGTTGATGGAAGTTCGCCTGCTGATACGTGGATTATTGATCGTACCGATCTTACTCTTCTTGAAGTTTTTATAGCAGATAAAGTGTGGCAATGCTCAGTTTCCGCAAAGAGTGAGATCAACAAAGTTAAAATCTCGGAATACAGCCGCAGTGCCCCTTCAATTTCTTATTCTACAATCATTGAACTGACTGAAATAGCGCTAAGCATTGAAGCCCATTTCAATTGTCCTCAGGATATAGAATGGGTTAAATCTTCGGACGGTCATATTTATATCCTCCAATGTCGCCCTTTATCGGTTGCAGTATCACAGAGCCTAATCGATCAGAGTTCTGAATATGATGAACATGAATCTCTTGTTGTTTTCAGCAATTGTGTTTCTGCCAGCCATGGATTTGCCTTTGGTAATGTATTCGTAGTTGAAACAGATGACGACATGCTCAATTTTCCTGACGGCGCAGTTCTTCTTACTCATAATGCGAAACCCTGCTTGGCTGCATTATTGCCGCGAGCTGCGGCTCTTATTTCTGAACATGGCAGCGTAACCGGACATCTTGCCAATGTCGCGAGAGAATTTGGAATTCCGGCTTTTATCGGGATTAAAGGTGCCGTGGAGAAATTATCAGGCCTTGGAGGCGTTACTGTAAACACGGCTACGGGCAAGGTGTATAGGGGGTGTCTTGAAGATCAAAATGCAACTCGGGAGAAGGCGCCTGTTCTGCCGCAGATTAGTTCTGTCGCCTTGGCATTACGTAGTATACTGCCATTTATTGTTCTGCTTTCTTTGACTGATCCTGAGGCTCCTGAGTTTACACCTGAAAATTGTGTTTCATTGCACGATATCACTCGATTTTGTCATGAAAAGGCTGTGGCGGAAATGTTCCGTGACAGCGCTATGCCGGCGGCAAACGCCAGGAGATTGAAGGGTGAGAATCTGCTTCAGTACTGGCTGATAGATCTAGGAGGGGGAACATCCTCTTCGGCTGATGATAAATATATAAGTCTTTCCGATATAAGTTCAAATCCCATGAAATCTTTATGGATAGGTATGACAAAAATTCCATGGGAAGGACCTCCACCGGTTCAGACTTCCGGACTTATGTCAGTCATATCTGAAGCAGCCTGTAATCCGGCTCTGGCTCCCGGGATGTCTAATGATATGGGCAATAGGAACTACTTCATAGTGTCCAGAAATTATTGCAATCTTCAATCCCGCTTCGGTTTCCATTTTTGCACGGTGGAGGGGTATGCTGGTGATGATCCTGATGAGAATTACGCCTTTTTTCAATTTTCAGGAGGTGGGGCAGACAAATCGCGCCGTATTATCCGTTCATGGTTGATAGCCGGAATTCTCCAAAAGCAGGGATTCATTGTTGATGTTAAGGAAGATTCGCTGTTTGCCCGAATCGAAGGTGTTTCAGCAGAAGCTGTTGAACGGGCCCTTGCCGTAGTCGGATATTTACTGGTGCACACCAGACAGATTGACATGGTTATGTCTGATTCCAGTGCGTATCAGGATTATACGCTTAAATTCGAGAAGGATATCAAAGTTGTTTTATCCAGCTACAGTCTTCAATCTTTTGGGCTCGGGGGGGGCTTATGA
- a CDS encoding YIP1 family protein, with translation MEVLCTHSEKMGIREFMDTLFAIMRSPAKYFESIADESGSRRALFFLMISGIFYCSVSMTYFFENSLTMGVIMMVNAVLMPALAAAFTFCIINMSTLSRVPYSKVFNVYAYAGGALMVISWIPGLAMVMEPVRAVLVGIGLVKACGLGKLQSALLVILTAALLLIFFWTAAPLILELRAGFE, from the coding sequence ATGGAAGTTTTATGCACACATAGTGAAAAGATGGGAATCAGAGAGTTCATGGATACTCTTTTTGCGATTATGCGTTCTCCTGCAAAATATTTTGAAAGTATTGCGGATGAAAGCGGATCTAGAAGAGCGCTCTTCTTTTTAATGATTTCAGGAATTTTTTATTGTTCCGTAAGCATGACATATTTCTTCGAAAATTCTCTCACAATGGGCGTTATTATGATGGTAAATGCCGTCTTGATGCCTGCATTGGCCGCTGCTTTTACTTTTTGCATTATCAACATGTCTACTTTGAGCAGGGTTCCATACAGCAAAGTTTTCAATGTTTACGCTTATGCCGGCGGGGCGCTCATGGTCATTTCATGGATTCCCGGTCTCGCAATGGTTATGGAACCTGTTCGCGCTGTGCTCGTAGGAATCGGATTAGTTAAGGCATGCGGTTTAGGAAAGCTGCAATCGGCTCTTTTGGTTATTCTGACCGCCGCGTTATTGTTGATATTTTTCTGGACGGCCGCACCTCTTATTTTGGAATTGCGTGCAGGTTTTGAGTAG
- a CDS encoding response regulator, with protein MEQMKIMLVDDEERLLSTTKKLFEKMGIDVFTSTSGNGALELLRTEKVHVIFLDIKMPGMDGMETLQRIKKDYPLIEVIILTGHATMESAVEGLKLGAMDFLIKPVSMKDILGKVEEAFEKVSRHKQKIISAKMADTAAGGK; from the coding sequence ATGGAACAGATGAAAATCATGCTTGTAGATGACGAAGAGCGTCTACTCAGCACAACAAAGAAACTTTTCGAGAAGATGGGGATTGATGTTTTTACATCAACATCCGGAAATGGTGCGCTTGAACTGCTCAGGACTGAAAAAGTCCATGTTATTTTTCTCGATATTAAGATGCCGGGAATGGATGGCATGGAGACTTTGCAACGCATCAAGAAGGATTACCCGCTTATCGAAGTGATCATTCTCACGGGACACGCAACTATGGAGTCTGCAGTTGAAGGTTTGAAGCTAGGTGCGATGGATTTCCTGATTAAGCCGGTGAGTATGAAGGACATTCTCGGGAAGGTTGAGGAGGCTTTTGAAAAAGTCTCACGCCACAAGCAAAAAATTATTTCTGCCAAGATGGCTGATACGGCTGCTGGTGGAAAGTAA